Within the Drosophila melanogaster chromosome 3R genome, the region CGGGATATCTTGGCTTAAAGGTGTTGGACTCGAATTGCTCATCGCTGACGTCCTCCTGAAAGTTGGGTGAGCCTAAGCCGGAGAAACGTCGATTAATAACACTTTCGATTATGCTTTCTTTAGTGCAAAACCCACCTGGATGAGAGGCACCACTGGGCTGGGACTTCTCCGCCCCGGGCCCCTTGTCATCAGCACTTCCCAGCAGCGGCACTGTGCCAATGGTTATTGGAAAGTCCATGACCAAGTCGCCACCACCGTGCAGCTTGAAGGTCTTGGCGATGAATCGCAATGTGTAGCTAACTCGAATGGGATCCTTTTCGCTTTGCGTGGATGGAGTAGTTGGCGGCACCGTGAGGAACTCATCGAACTTGGCCTTGTTGTGCTTCAGCACCTCACCGCAGTGCTTGTCCGCCACCCGAGATTCGGTTACCTTCAACTGCTCCTTTGCGCCCGATGAGTTGGCTCTATATGAGACGTTCTTGATCAGACGCACCTTCACGTCCATACATTGGACATCCGACTGGTTGTCCAACACCAGATGGAAATGAATCTTCTGGCCGGGGACGTAGGCAGAATAAGAGGTGCTCACGTCCATGATCATCGGCTTGTGGGCACCGAAAATGGAGCCCCACCAGAAGCTCTTCGACTCCAAGCGTTGGAGGGGTTCCTAAGGGAAGTGCGCTTCATAAGGTTATTCAGTTTGGAAGAACAACCAAGACTACATACCTTATACTCGAGCCGCCTATTAAGATCATGTGGCAGGATCACCGTGAAGCACTGCTTAAATGTGTTGTTGTAGCGAACCGCGCGATCGATGGTTAGGGTAACCTCGTGCTTAATCTGACCATGAGC harbors:
- the CG14696 gene encoding uncharacterized protein; the protein is MSSKVNFVFDSNPLGLYQAGQLISGTAELITERPKTIRSIFITINGYGETRWQESEERVGEDGKTTKSLVTHTTTEVYYSTDQPVYGQAGGSQLELPTGKYVFPFRATIPPNAPTSFNGAHGQIKHEVTLTIDRAVRYNNTFKQCFTVILPHDLNRRLEYKEPLQRLESKSFWWGSIFGAHKPMIMDVSTSYSAYVPGQKIHFHLVLDNQSDVQCMDVKVRLIKNVSYRANSSGAKEQLKVTESRVADKHCGEVLKHNKAKFDEFLTVPPTTPSTQSEKDPIRVSYTLRFIAKTFKLHGGGDLVMDFPITIGTVPLLGSADDKGPGAEKSQPSGASHPGSPNFQEDVSDEQFESNTFKPRYPVYPFDGKPGTNGSNGAANFPSLYPKAEEAHPATPVKFTPNPVSPAAQKSPPYTTNTPVASPPGGNFEVLGFSIPPDYKPTPSAPAASSTGGIGWK